The DNA region CCAAGTCTCATCCGCCACGTGAGCGAAAGGGAGGGCGACCTGGCCCCCCTGCTGATGGAATCCCGCGGGCGTTCCATCGTCGACGACTACCGACGGTTTCGCGCCCTCACGCATTCCTCGGGGCCGACCACCTCCACCTGGGCGCCGCGACTCTTCGTCTCCGGGCAGGAAGTCATTGCGAAGACCCTCGAGTTACCCGCAGGGACCAACTCCGTTTCCTCGTTTCTGGAGGATCTGAAGTCCCTTCCCGCCGACCTCGCCGGTGGATGGCCTTCCATCAATTTCTTCGAAGACTGCCAAGCCCTTCTCCTGGGCGATACGGTAAGCAATTTGAGACACGCCCGCAGCTACCTGGCGGAAATGGGAAGCGAATTTTTCGGCCAACCGATCCTCCTGGAGGACCTGCTCGCCGGATTCATTTGCGATTTGCCCGATTACCGTCTGGCTGCACTGGATATCGAGTTTGTCCGCCGCGGCCACATGGACATTCGGGGGACCATCCAGACGGCTGCCGGAGACCGGAACGTCGTCCGTTTTCGAAGATCGATTCCGATTCGCCCCCGCGACGGTCAATCCTGGATCGCGCGCAGCTACGGGATCGCGGTTGCGGAGGGCTCCCTTCAGGGAAAAGGGATCGGGCGGCGCCTGACCCAGCGGTTTCTGGCCTTTCTTCAACGACTGGGCGTCGATGCCCTGGAATTTCCCGCGGCTCACGCCGGTGCCTTGGTTTTTCCCCGTTTGGGCTTTGATTTCGCGGGACCCGAAGCGCGAAATCGGGTCAAGATCCAGTTTCGAGAGTTTCTCAGGAAGAACGCCCCCCATCGGGATTCGATGGACGACGACAATTGGGCCCGGGTCGAACACGCATGGGACATCGCTCTCTTCCGTCTCGGGAACAAACACCCTTCAGGCCGCGACTTTCTCATTGAGCTCGGCCGGGGCGGCAACCGGTTCGAATTCCCGGTCCGCTTCTGGACACGCCCTGACTACGAGGGATGGGGTTTGCTTTTCGCCGAGAGAACCCCTCCCGAATGGAACCACCTCGCACCCGAAACGAGACGCGTGCTCTTTGATTATCTCCGGACTCACGATCAGCTCCCCGCCCTCCTTAACTCGTTCCAAGATCACGTCGCGAACCTCCATGAGGCCCTTGGCAACTGGATCTTCCCCGTCGGCTTCTATCTCAAGAACCGCAGGGATCATAACCATCTTCACATGCTCTCCCCCGAAGAGGTCCAGGAGTTCCACGAGCAATTCGTCCACACGGCCCACCTCATCGCCTGGCTAGCCGCCGGCGATACGCGAGACACCCCACTGGGCCGCGCCTTTTGGAAGACCGTGAGCGGACCGGCGTGGGACCTGATGCCGCAGATCGTTGAGGCCGCCAAGGAGATGCTGGATCTTTCGATCAGGCTTCCCGAATCCCCCGCTCAGGGGATTTGAAGCACAATTTTCCCGAACACATCGCGCGAAAGCATCTTTTCATGAGCCGCCCGGGCCCGCTCCAGCGGGAACGTCGAATCGACGACGGGCCTGAGGCTGCCGGTTTCCACGAGCTTCAGGATTTGGAGGAGTTCGCCGCGGCCACCCATGAAGCTTCCATGGAATGTGAGGTGACGGAGGTAGGCCTGCCGGAGGACGATCGTCGCCGTATCGCCCGTGGTCGCGCCGCAGAAAACCAGGCGCCCCTCCTTGGCAAGCGAGTCGACGCTTTCGGCAAAAACTTCTCCTCCGATATGTTCAAAGACCACGTCGACGCCCCGCCCCTGGGTGAGCTCCATCACCGCCTTCGAAAAATTCGGCTCCTTCGCGTAGTTGATTCCATCGTCTGCGCCCAAGGACTTGGCTTTGGAGAGTTTGGCGTCCGTCGAGGCCGTCGTGATCACGCGCGAGCCCAGATATTTCGCGATCTGGATCGCCGCGCTCCCGATGCCGCTGCCGGCGGCGTGGATGAGGACGGTCTCGCCGGCTTGGAGCTTCGCCCGCGTCACCAGCATGTGCCAGGCCGTGAGAAATACGAGGGGCACGGCCGCCCACTCGACGGGGGTCAGTTTTTTCGAGACGGGGATCACGTCCCGTGAATCCACGGCTATCTTCTCCGCATAACCGCCCTGCCTCTGAAATCCGAGGAGTTGATAATGGTCGCAGAGGCTCTCCTTGCCCGCGAGACAGGCCTCGCACACGCGGCAACCCGCGCCCGGGGCGACGACGGCGAGATCGCCCGTTCCGGTGACCCCGCAGACGTCGGAGCCCAAGACGTGCGGCATCGGAATCCGCGCACCCGGGATCCCCTGCCGGACCCAAACATCAAGATGATTCAGCGCGCAGGCCTTGATGGAGAGAACGACCTCGTTCGGCCGCGGACTCGGATCCGGCGACTCCGCCGTCTCCAAGACCTCCGGCCCGCCATGCCGCCTGAAAATCGCCGCCTTCATGGGCGACACTTACCCCGTCGACACCGAGTTTGGGAAGTCCCTCATCAGGGACAGACACCCGTCACCGGGTTCATGCCGGGACAGGGACACATCCCCGGGACCGGCGGGTTCGGGATGTGGCAGGTGCTGCACCAGTCGGCGCCGCTCCCGGGGAATTCGACGGTGAAGGGATTGCAGACCTTCGGAGACCGGTTGTGATCCGGGGAATGGCAGTCATGGCACCGGTCGGGATTCCCGGAGGGGAATCCGGCCAGCCTGGCGCGCAGGTAGTTCTTGCCGTGTCCCGCGGCCGGCCTCCAACTGGGGACCGAATGGGAGACGACGCCGGTCGTGTGGCATCGGGAACACCTCTTGGCCTCCTTGGCCACGCCGCTGATTCCCAGCAAGTCCGCGCCGTGGCAAATCTTGCACATGTTCGTATCGCCCGAATGCGCCTCCTTGTAGGACTCAAGAACGGAATACCAACCGTGATTGTATTTCCATGAGTGCGGCGTGCTGGGAGGGACGCCGGCCCTGTAGATCCAGCTGTCGGGGGACAGGCTGAGCCTCACATGCGGGTAGGCCTCGTGACACGAGCTGCAGGCGTCCGCGTTCAATCCGGCCCCGGCGAGTCCGAGGGGTTCCAGTCCCGTTCCGAAGTTCGGATGGCAGGCCGTGCACGGGCTGGTGAGCCCCGTCGCGCCGGCGAGGAACGATGGCGTATGCTGCCCTCCGATCGGCGTCGCCGTCGGGAGATCGACCCAATTGGCGTACTTGACGTGCGGATAGCCGGGATGGCAGCTCATGCAGTTCTTGCCGTTCAAGAACTTGCCGTAATCCCCGCCATGGCAGTTCGAACAGCGGTTCGGGGTATCGACGAAACCGCCCTGCTTTTGCTCCACGAACTTGCGCCCGTGGAGGAACATGCGGTCCACGCTTGTCGTCCAGGTACACGACCAGCAATCCGTCTCGTCGTCTGGGTTGCAGCAAGTCCCCGAGCCCGTCGTCGTTTCCACTTCCTTGGCCACCCACTCCGGTGAATGGGGAAACTCGGTATGACAACTCTTGCAGGAGACGCCGGAGGTCCCGCCCAGGAGGTCGGTCCCGTGGCAGGCCTTGCACGCCTCCCGCTCGACCGGCGTGTCGGCCTTGGGCCCGTGGGCCGTCGTCGCCCACCCCGCAATGACGGAATGGGGATAATCGGCATGGCAGCTAAAGCAACTGACCCCGGAGTGGCCACCCTGCAGGTCCGCGCCGTGGCAGACTTTGCAGGACGTCAGATCCCCACTCAGAGTCGTCTTGACATGGACACCGTGACCCGTCCCCGCGCTCCAGCCGGCGGCGTCATGCGGATAGGTCGCATGACAGCTCTTGCAGGAGACGCCGCTCGTTCCCCCGAGGAGGTCGGTCCCGTGACAGGTCTTGCACGCCTCGCGTTCCGCCGGCGTGTCCGACTTGGAACCGTGACCGAGCCCGGACCAACCGGGGATGACCGAGTGGGGGTAGTCGGGGTGGCAAGTAAAGCAGCTGACACCGGAGTGGCCGCCGCTCAGGTCGGCTCCGTGACAGAGCTGGCAGGTCGTCAGAACGCCGCTCAAGGTCGTCTTGACGTAGCTCCCATGGCCGGTCCCCGCGCTCCAGCCGGCGGCGTCATGCGGATAGGTCGCATGACAACTCTTGCAGGAGACACCGCTCGTTCCCCCGAGGAGATCGGTCCCGTGGCAGGTCTTGCAGGCCTCGCGTTCGGCCGGCGTGTCCGACTGGGAACCGTGCCCCGTTCCGGACCAGCCCGGGATGACGGAATGGGGATAGTTCGCGTGGCACGTGTTGCAGCTGACCCCGGAGGTGCCCCCCTTCAGGTCGCTTCCGTGGCAGGCCTTGCATGCCGTGAGGTCCCCGCCGAGGGTCGTCTCGACGTAGGCGCCGTGACCGGTCCCGGTCTCCCAGTCCGCGGCGTCATGCGGGTAGCTCGCGTGGCAGCTCTTGCAACTGACGTGCGAGATTCCGCCCAGGTAGTCGTTGCCGTGACAGACCTTGCAGCTGGTGAGGTTCCCGCCGAGCGCGGCCTTGATGTAGACGCCGTGCCCGGTCTCCGTCTCCCATCCCGCGGCGTCATGCGGGTAGCTCGCGTGGCAGCTCTTGCAGCTGACGTGCGAGATCCCGCCCCGATAGTCGTTTCCGTGACAGATCTTGCATGACGAGGCATCGCCCGAGAGCGGCGGGTTCATGACGTACTGGCCGTGGCCCGCGTAGGTGTCCCAATTGGTGACGCCAAGATCCGCCGATTCGTGACGGAGATAGCTCGGGTGGCACTGCTGGCAGGACTGATAGCCGGGCATCGCGAAATTGAGGCCGGCTCCGTGGCAATCCTTGCAAACGGAGATATTTGCCAGCGCGACGGGACCGTGGACGAGACCGGACGGCCAGCCCGGAGCGTGCGGGTAGCTGGCGTGACAGGACGTGCAGCTGGGGCCGTTGGTGATCGCGGATGGGACGAGGCCGACCCCGTGACAACGCGACGTGGCGCACGAGGCGCTGGTGTGCGCCACGACATAATTTCCATGTTCCTGCGACTGCCCGGGAGGGCGCAGCCATCCTGGCTGCACATGGGGATAGGTCGCATGGCAGGAGAAGCAGGACGGATTGGACCGGGCCCCTCCCTTGTAATCCGTTCCGTGACAGAGCTGGCACTCCGGTCTTTTGGAGGACGGAAGCGTGTATTGCCCGTGTCCTCCGTAGGTCCCCCAGGCGATGGAGGAGAACTTGTTGTGCGGATACGTGGGATGGCAGGAGAAACAATTCTTGCCGTCGGCCTTGACCTTCTTGAGATCCGCCCCGTGGCAGATCTGGCAAGGAACCGTGCTGCCCGAGTAGTCCGACTGGACCTTCTCTCCGTGCCCGCCCGCGTAGGGCAGCCAGCTGCTTGGCAAGGGATGGGGGTAATCGTCGTGGCAGGAGAAACAGTTCTTGCCGTCCAAAGGCGCGGACAGATCCGCGCCGTGACAGGCCTGGCAGGCGGACGTCCCCACGGCCAGCACGGTCGAGCCGTGCTGATCCTCCCATCCGTCTGGATGGGGATACAGATCGTGACAGGAGCCGCAGGCGACGCCCGAGAGACCGCCCTTCAGATCCGTACCATGGCATTGGCTGGCGCAGGCGTCGGAGCCGGCGGCGATGGCGACGCTCCCGTGCTGGTCCGGTTTCTCCCAATCGGCATCGTGGGGATAGAGCGCGTGGCACTGGTAACAGGAGACGCCGCTCTCGCCTCCCTGGAGATCCGCCCCGTGGCACGGTTGGCAGCGCGTCTTCCCCGACCCCTTGGCCTCGACACCGTGCTGGGCGGCCTGTGCCCATGCCGGCGGGTGCGGATAGGTGGTATGGCAGAGATCGCACGAGACGCCTGAGAGCCCTCCCTGAAGGTCGGCCCCGTGGCAGAGGGTCGCGCACGCGCCTTGGCCGTTGTTCCGCACCTCATCCCCGTGTTTCCCCTCTCCGACCCAACCGTCCTCATGGGGAAACATGGGATGACAGGTAAAACAGGCGGTCCGGCTTTCCTCCCCTCCCGGATCGGCCATGTGGCACTTCAGACAGACGGCGGGATCGAACTGGACGGCCCAGGCCCCGTGGGAGGCAGGATTGTCCCACCCTGCGGGATGCGGATAGCCCCCGCTCTCATCGGGCGAGATGTCGCTGGGTTCGCGATTTTCGAGACCCGGGCCCCTCAGGTCGGAGGGACACGCCTCCAGAAAAAGAAGGGCCGTCGCGACGAAGAGGCATCGCAGGACGACGGCCATTCTTGGATGACGATAACTCATGGGACCAGGCCACAACGGTTATCGGGACCGAATCGGGAATGTTGTGCTGTTCCAGGTCAGGTCTGTCGCGGTCGGACGGGCCTTGGCTATGACGGGCGTTATCTCGCGATATGATCCAGATCACATGAACGATGAGGCGCGTTCACTCTCTCGTGGCGTCGTAATATTCTTCCTGGTCGAACTTCCAGTCCTTGTTCTTGTCGAATTTCCAGACGCCGCCGTACTTTTGGTAGTAGCCGCTCGCCATCCGGAAGCGAAGGAGCTCGTCGGGATCAAGCCTGCCGTTCCCGTTGAAGTCGAACCTTTTCTCGAACTTCGTCACGGGCCGCGTCGTCCAACGCCGGATCTGGTGCGCGACGATCCTCCGGCTGGTCGAATTGGGATTGGCGGCCTCCTCGTAGAGGACCGGCGTGCTGGTCACGCAGCCCGCCAGAAGAGAGGTCAGGAGAACCGAAAGAAAGAGCTTATTTGACAAGGACGACCCCCGCGACGATCAGGACCGCGCCGGCCAGGCGTTTCCAGCTGAAC from bacterium includes:
- a CDS encoding GNAT family N-acetyltransferase, whose translation is MSQAIFSSLFVCGLSSNSSLERYLALSALRDLTGIREGLSDLHGAATRGIRMMVDGMAPVADPSLIRHVSEREGDLAPLLMESRGRSIVDDYRRFRALTHSSGPTTSTWAPRLFVSGQEVIAKTLELPAGTNSVSSFLEDLKSLPADLAGGWPSINFFEDCQALLLGDTVSNLRHARSYLAEMGSEFFGQPILLEDLLAGFICDLPDYRLAALDIEFVRRGHMDIRGTIQTAAGDRNVVRFRRSIPIRPRDGQSWIARSYGIAVAEGSLQGKGIGRRLTQRFLAFLQRLGVDALEFPAAHAGALVFPRLGFDFAGPEARNRVKIQFREFLRKNAPHRDSMDDDNWARVEHAWDIALFRLGNKHPSGRDFLIELGRGGNRFEFPVRFWTRPDYEGWGLLFAERTPPEWNHLAPETRRVLFDYLRTHDQLPALLNSFQDHVANLHEALGNWIFPVGFYLKNRRDHNHLHMLSPEEVQEFHEQFVHTAHLIAWLAAGDTRDTPLGRAFWKTVSGPAWDLMPQIVEAAKEMLDLSIRLPESPAQGI
- a CDS encoding zinc-binding dehydrogenase, translating into MKAAIFRRHGGPEVLETAESPDPSPRPNEVVLSIKACALNHLDVWVRQGIPGARIPMPHVLGSDVCGVTGTGDLAVVAPGAGCRVCEACLAGKESLCDHYQLLGFQRQGGYAEKIAVDSRDVIPVSKKLTPVEWAAVPLVFLTAWHMLVTRAKLQAGETVLIHAAGSGIGSAAIQIAKYLGSRVITTASTDAKLSKAKSLGADDGINYAKEPNFSKAVMELTQGRGVDVVFEHIGGEVFAESVDSLAKEGRLVFCGATTGDTATIVLRQAYLRHLTFHGSFMGGRGELLQILKLVETGSLRPVVDSTFPLERARAAHEKMLSRDVFGKIVLQIP